GATTCCTTGTTACAGTTGGCTGCTCAGAAACACATTGTTAATGTCCCTATTTCTAATGTGAATATTGAGGCTGTGATTCCTTTCTATGTAGCTAGCTTTTGATCCCCGGGACTTTATAGTAATGGTCTAGTAGCTGGTTGTAGACTTATAGATATAAGCAGTGTTAGTGAATGGCTAGTAAAAGTGTTAAGATAATTATGTATATAATTAGCTTAGTCAAATGTACAGTTGTTTGTTATCTTATTTGTAGGATAGGTTTATTATTTCCTAGTCTACCGCCGTGTTTATAGCCAAAGATATGCTTTGTAAAACTGTATAAATATCAATGAGGAAGGGAGTAAATATTCATGGAAAACATTCttttatggtatcagagcttagggTGATTTCTTCCGCTGCACCCTAGCTTATTTTTTCtgtccttcttcttcttcttcttctttcctcaGTTTCAATGGGAGATTCCACATCTTCTTTTCACCCCGCACTTGTTGTGACCAATATCAAGAGCTCCATTAATATTGTTCTTGATTTTGAAAACTCGCAATACTTCACTTGGGCGGAGCTTTTCAAACTTCACGCTCGTTCTAAGGGGGTTCTAGATCATATCCTTCCTCCTACTGAGGAGAAGGCTGCTCTCACTACTGAGCAGAAAGAGTTATGGTCGACCTTAGATGCTGCTGTGGTTAGTTGGATATATGCCACGATTTCCAACGATCTCTTACAGACCATCATCGAACCTGTTGTTACGGCCATGGAGGCTTGGAATAGGTTGCGTGACATTTTCCAAGACAACCAACACTCTCGTGTCGTAACCCTTGAACAAGAATTCTCTACTACCAAGATGGAGGATTTCCCTAATGCCTCGGCTTACTGTCAGCGTCTCAAGAACCTTTCTGATCAGTTGCGGAATGTTGGAGCACCTGTGGATAATAATTGCTTGGTTATTCAACTTGTTTCGGGTCTCACCGAGGCTTATAAAGGTCTTGGTACCCTTATTCGACAGAGTACTCCTCTTCCTCTGTTCTACCAGGCTCGTTCTATGCTCACCCTTGAAGAGGCTGGTCTAGCAAAGCAAGTGGCCACCAGTTCGGCATCGATGATGCTTGTCACTTCTCGTGACTCTGATGACGGGTACGACAATTCAGGTGGTGCTCGTGGACGTAACACGCCACAACAAAGGAATGGTTGCCGAAAATAGAACGGTAGAAAGGGAGGCAAGTCTGGTGGCAGAGGGGGGGAAGACTGGTGGCGGAAATGGTGGTCGTGGTAGTGCTGGCTAGCAGCAGCCACCAAATTTGCAGCAGCAATGGCCACAGTTTCTGGGTGGGGGTGGCCTCCACAGTGGCCTGCTCCTCCATGCCCGTACCCCACCCAAGGGTGGGCTCGTTCTCCAGGCCCGGTCAGGAAGTCCGGCATCTTGGGTCCTCGTCCTCAATAGGCTTATGCTGTTTCAAATAAGTCGATGTCGTACACTCCTACAGACATCGAGTCGGCGATGCACACAATGACTTTGAGCCAACCCGATCCTTCGTGGTACATGGACACCGGAGCCATCTCTCACATGACATCCTCCAACGGTAATCTCTCGTCTTATTTTAATTTGAGCAATCATCCTTCTAATATTATTGTTGGCAGTGGTCATTCTATTCCTATTCTTGGTTGTGGTCGTGCTACTCTGTCCTCTCCACATCCTCCTTTATCCCTCAATAATGTCCTTCATGCTCTCAAACTCATTAAAAATCTTATTTCGGTTCGCAAGTTTACAGTAGATAATAATGTTACTGTTGAGTTTGACCCTTATGGTTTCTTTGTGAAGGATTACCGGACGGGGATGCCAATAATGAGATGTAATAGCACGGGTGATCTATATCCTCTCACCAACAACACTTCTTCTCACTGTTCTTAACCATCGAGTTTTATGACATTAGCTCCTTCTGATTTGGCATGCACGTTTAGGACATCCAGGGTTGAGTATTTTACATACTCTTAGTAGCAATAAAAGTATTGAATGCCATCATACTTCAAGTTCTAGTATTTGTCATTCTTATGTTCTTGGGAAACATATTAAGTTGCCTTTTTCTTCTTCTATGTCGTCTACTACTTTGTCGTTTGATATAATACATAGTGATCTTTGGACTTCTCCTGTTTTGAGTTCTTCGGGACATCGTTATTATATGCTCATTTTGGATGATTTTACTAATTTTGTGTGGACTTTCCCCTTGGCTAAAAAgtcagaagtttttacaaaatTTTTAGCTTTTCAATCTTATATACGCACACAATTTGAGCGTCCAATTAAAAATATTCAATGTGACAATGGGCGGGAGTATGATAATAATTCTTTTTGGAAATTTTGTGAGTCGAATGGGTTGTCTTTCCGTCTCTCTTGTCCTCATACGTCTCCACAAAATGGTAAAGCCGAAAGAAAATTACAATCACTAAATAATATCACTCGCACTCTTCTCTCTCATGCCTCTTTACCTCCATCTTTTTGGCATCATGCTTTACAAATGGCAACTTATCTTCATAACATTTTGCCTAACAAATTATTAGAAAAAAAAATCTCCTCTTAGTGTTTTGTATCATAGGGAACCTTCATATTCTTATTTACGGGTTTTTGGGTGTCTTTGCTATCCTCTCTTTCCTTCTACCACCATATATATGCTCCAACCCCGATACACTCTAATTATATTTTTAGGCTTCCCTCCAAACCATAGAGGTTATAAATGTTATGATCTTTCCTCAAACAAAATTATCATATGTCATCATGTGCTTTTTGATGAAACTGTGTTTCCATTTGCTACGTTGCATACTCCTATTGCCAACACTTATGATTTCTTAGATGAAGGAATCTCTCCTTATCTtcttgtaagtcatatgtcatagacctatttgtatattcgaggattcaactcaactcaaataagaatgtaataagtaaatagtggatcgaccgtcagagagatctggcaaagtaatatctgtcaaaggattcagaaacaaggttcatctacagacttgaggagttaattcacttgaagaagttcaagaagttgatcatgcctcagtgatataaatcaagatcgtggatttaatcaagtgacagagatctcgtcagagtatcattaattacaaggatttaatctgaagaaaatcaaagtgtcaaagtcaagacatgaagaaacgtcacggaagttagtcactcatgaaccagacagtacatcgagtgtcaacgttgaagtggtggaattgattcataattttcagtgattttcagaagatctgcagaaagatgggtgctgttgaagactagaattaattctctattaattaattaagtcatctaatttaattaagaaaataaattatatctgcaaagaataatttatttattaattgaattaattgattaattaattctgaattaattttaggaattttcagaatttaaattggattaaaatctgcattaaatcaacaagacaattgaaaatgaactagcatgacaatcaggattgtcataccgattgtcatgctaggccattttcaatagtctcaccgaaagttacactaggaggaggattgtcatgctagttcattctgattgtcatgctagttcattctgattgtcatgctagttcattcagattgtcttgctagttcaatccattgtcctaccgattgtcttgctgagcttaggattgtcttgccagttcaattctattctgttgattaaaaagaagcagacaagcagcagttcaattatccatccaaagaaaagaagtcaagaacatacagagagaaaaaaagcagccaaatatttcatcttatctgctaattcaaagatcaaatttctagcttgtaaagttaaatccaatcaactagaaatcattctcttgttcttgttcaacaatctagcggatcaaaatccctagaacttaatctcaaatcgcgtttagcatttgattctaattattgcaaaaatagaaaaagttcatgtcgaatttattctagatttgtgataattgatttgagattaataccttgtaatcgatacagttgttgtaacacctttcaagtttaataatatttttatttaacttgaattttgtttcacattttttattccgcatttaattcgattattcggtgctgtttgtattcaaccccccttctacaaacacattgggacctaacaattggtatcagagccttctgattaacgaacaaatcaagatcctagacttttgtgatttttcaactccttgaatttttatttatttaaaaattcataatgacttcacataaagttggaaccgttaaaattccacaatttgataaagagaattatatcatgtggaagaagaagatgcttttatttttacaagttgcaaatcccaaatattcaaacttgttaaagaagggtataaaaactccgatggttattgaaccggaggtaataatagatggtgtggtgactactgaagctagaacctatccaaaagagcctgaagattttactcctgctgagaaggaagaagcctccttggatgccagccttcaattaatattaattgattcccttgatcccttgatgaacagacatgtgatgaactgtaaaaattccaaacacatgtgggaaactattgaggtgattaatgaaggcacagaggaagttagggagaacaagttggaaatcctaacctctgaatatgaacatttcaaatcaaatccaggagaaggaattactgaagtgtttgagaggtacaatgcgttgatcaacaacctgaacatcaatggaaagtattattcaatcagggaggtcaacaaaaagttccttttaacactgccagctcatcttgaacatagaatcactgccattagagaagctagagatctgagtgagatttctttggacatgctctatggagtgttaaaaacctatgagttggagcagattcaacagaaggaagtctacgggaaggatagaatggtcaacacatctactgcacttgtagctgaaggtcaacaacaacaacaatctcaacagttagaaagaatggtacagttttccaagggtgaggaaaatgagttagtagcagaatatgatcctcctactacaaatcaatcaagtgatgatttttattccttggaagagctggagcaattggaagatgaatcaatggcccaaattgtcaagagattctcccatgtcagattcaggaggaatcccaagcttaagtacaagtccaactacaacaaattccagaaaggtggatcttcatcctctaacaccagcagtggtgggtacaaaacagggatggttgatcgaagcaccattagatgctataactgcaatgagttgggacactttgccacagaatataggaagccaaagcaagtaagaaagaactctgaaagggcttatctggcaaagggaagaagctgggatgatactgacagtgaagatgaagatgaaggaaatcttgctcttatggctattgatggaaaagcttcatcgtcaagaatagaggtaaaactttctgatgctgaaatggtttatcatctaagaggtaacttagattgtgcacgtcgtgataatgaactgttaagtttaaagatcacagaccttgagagagaggtcaatgaattaagacttgtgcatattaatcaagacaaattaaaagaacaagtatcttttctagagaatagagttgactgttatagaaaactcgaaactattctcaaagacaagatcaccggtcttgagactaaggttagagcctacttcaattcttgttcgaaggctaaagagttctacagtaagcaagctgttaatcaaacatctggaataggatatgattacaatgctgctattggagaattaggcataaactcccctcctcatgtctgtgctaaagggagggaagtaccacatgtgcttaagggtgttgatgaacccctctataaagcatcaattgctgaaccatttgatgcgacctcttctgttattcaagaagaaatacgtgctgaggatcatgctaatgagaagattgtttctaagtcaagtgagtcgaaagttccagtcaaagttgtgaaagcaactgagactaactcagacacacatgagttggataacaataatgccatgtctaccatgcataaattgcctgctgttaatcactctcataaagcatgtggtgttgctaattgtatgtcttgtgattttaatatgatgtatgcttattttaatggtaagcatgtgtctaatgataagactactcctcgtcagcatgtgaataacaagaagcatgataggtctaagactgctagtccttctaaggctagaaaggagacatttgtgcctaagcttaaacagaaatttgttaacgctgtttacaaggtcaaatgttcagtcattgagaaagttgaggcaattaaaattaaaaatgttgttttgcctgacaaaggacagttctacaagtatgccgggcccaaccaagtttgggttccgaagaaggtctaatccatttgtagtgcagggcattaaacaggtgtaaccggtagtgtggattcttgacagtggatcatcaagacatatgaccggagatagagccctgctatcaaatgtggattgagaaagctggccccctggttacctttggagataacagcaaaggtttatccgagggatatggctgtttgcaagctgggaatgttatcattgtaattttgtatattgtgctaggttattatcaggaagcagtatctaacatatagcaccagtgacgagacttgagaatattatgacatatcaggcacctgctgcacattacacttggaattgtactctagtaagatgtgtacaagtgtactcctgattggtgagttaaaagaggaagtcagtgcaccacagttcatggactttgcagctgcagatctattggactatgcaatctcttcttcacaatctcacttcagattggtatgaactagtatactgctcaagcaatcgtcaaggacatggtatggcactctaactgcagttacagttttatatgaataagtagagtcgtcatatttataactatcttatcactaggcacaatcatattattttatatgtgcagtgatatattgattatgcaacataacaattagtatctaaagtacttgacaagtatcggtcaatgatatgttgttaacattatgttgcagatatttgtaagcttttgacatgaatgagaattacttagactttaccctaagtgatcaatgttttatcaaaaactcattcatattgaaaaacaaaatcaaacttctttctacattagtgatttcttatttcatgtaaaatcttttgaaatcactattgtaaatcattttctctctattaccatatattctgtgttacaggttcagtctccaatgactttctttcattgacagtcatgaggttgaaaacccacaacgtctatcccagactgtaaagacaaacacaaaaacagaaccaaccaacactcttttaccactaaaagtagtatgaatgagcgtgagggagatagtgcctagtgcaccacataaggaaggttctgtagtcaacctagtggctctgtctcatacatagatgagtagtatttaaaccgagacaactgctagcccccatacatcttctcaaaaagatgtaatggctgaaaagccacaaaaacagttactagattcattctctcaacagggtgagtctattgaattttgcctgtcggccaaggtatccgatgtagtgtcaccacttcaaacataatcaattcttgatgcacaagaagaggttacacacacaaaggatgagttgacggaaacaagagtttcgaccattttaaggtcagattcgattgttcaaggttcgttagtggactaattgcctttacaggtgttaggagaggatactgatccaaaagccatatgtcagtggttagtatctacctccccaggcttaaatcccctggatgcatctgcggatagtggatctgacataggtgcagatcggcaacttgttgacaatgattcagatattacctgataagtcacaaggaaatgtcttcacagacattagaagggaactttgatctttatgctaaattctttggatcattgtttaccttcccagaattcaaatctggaaccctaaaagggaaactagcaacttgtagattatgactcagatttatctgacgagtttaacaaggatggggatttgtgaactcctattgcaccacctgtgacctccttaaggatggctaaggtgattttccttgcaggtacagctggattatggagctatgagagaagagtgatacacttgtgagaatgagtgtaaacacgagtggagagaagagtgaaacacatgtgaggtacactaaaacacaatcacacactcacagtgaggaagaaagaaaaactacttgttatttcttttccaaccaagtgaaatatgagaactccttcagacgacggcatacattccttctttaagggggagataaaagcttaagtaatagtttggaggattcctcaactaagggggagaaatagcagggaggaagaaaaagatcctaaaaatgtacactacaccacaccattgttgtttgtaactacggatcctattgtacgggagaggtggtaaacacaaggtgatttcctagtaagggaagaagcagttaagggagtaccattggtttttatctgcggatcctattgtacgggagaggtggtaaaacgaaggtgatcttctttaatcagttgattctcatagggggagaagcaagagatatgggcttctcaacaggaaatgtggttgtacaaatgaagatggaactacttgaagatatgttcagtctagaggaacatctacttggaatctggaaaatgttaaatctcatccagaacttttctactatttactttgcatgtatatttatatctttttcttatttgttagttgagttatcctctaggtatttgtgtgttattgtctaacaaacaaatagggggagattgtaagtcatatgtcatagacctatttgtatattcgaggattcaactcaactcaaataagaatgtaataagtaaatagtggatcgaccgtcagagagatctcgcaaagtaatatctgtcaaaggattcagaaacaaggttcatctacagacttgaggagttaattcactggaagaagttcaagaagttgatcatgcctcagtgatataaatcaagatcgtggatttaatcaagtgacagagatctcgtcagagtatcattaattacaaggatttaatctgaagaaaatcaaagtgtcaaagtcaagacatgaagaaacgtcacggaagttagtcactcatgaacca
This genomic interval from Apium graveolens cultivar Ventura chromosome 8, ASM990537v1, whole genome shotgun sequence contains the following:
- the LOC141680539 gene encoding uncharacterized protein LOC141680539, with the translated sequence MGDSTSSFHPALVVTNIKSSINIVLDFENSQYFTWAELFKLHARSKGVLDHILPPTEEKAALTTEQKELWSTLDAAVVSWIYATISNDLLQTIIEPVVTAMEAWNRLRDIFQDNQHSRVVTLEQEFSTTKMEDFPNASAYCQRLKNLSDQLRNVGAPVDNNCLVIQLVSGLTEAYKGLGTLIRQSTPLPLFYQARSMLTLEEAGLAKQVATSSASMMLVTSRDSDDGYDNSGGARGRNTPQQRNGCRK